From Pongo pygmaeus isolate AG05252 chromosome 1, NHGRI_mPonPyg2-v2.0_pri, whole genome shotgun sequence, one genomic window encodes:
- the KCNA3 gene encoding potassium voltage-gated channel subfamily A member 3 isoform X2 yields MDEHLSLLRSPPPPSARHRAHPPQRPASSGGAHTLVNPGYAEPASGPELPPDMTVVPGDHLLEPEVADGGGAPPQGGCGGGGCDRYEPLPPSLPAAGEQDCCGERVVINISGLRFETQLKTLCQFPETLLGDPKRRMRYFDPLRNEYFFDRNRPSFDAILYYYQSGGRIRRPVNVPIDIFSEEIRFYQLGEEAMEKFREDEGFLREEERPLPRRDFQRQVWLLFEYPESSGPARGIAIVSVLVILISIVIFCLETLPEFRDEKDYPASTSQDSFEAAGNSTSGAPAGASSFSDPFFVVETLCIIWFSFELLVRFFACPSKATFSRNIMNLIDIVAIIPYFITLGTELAERQGNGQQAMSLAILRVIRLVRVFRIFKLSRHSKGLQILGQTLKASMRELGLLIFFLFIGVILFSSAVYFAEADDPTSGFSSIPDAFWWAVVTMTTVGYGDMHPVTIGGKIVGSLCAIAGVLTIALPVPVIVSNFNYFYHRETEGEEQAQYMHVGSCQHLSSSAEELRKARSNSTLTVPSPSHLSAVNRSDNPSH; encoded by the exons ATGGACGAGCACCTCAGCCTTCTGCGCTCGCCGCCGCCGCCCTcagcccgccaccgcgcccaccctCCCCAGCGCCCAGCGAGCAGCGGCGGTGCCCACACGCTGGTGAACCCCGGCTACGCGGAGCCCGCCTCAGGCCCCGAGCTGCCGCCCGACATGACCGTGGTGCCCGGGGACCACCTGCTGGAGCCGGAGGTGGCCGATGGTGGAGGGGCCCCGCCTCAAGGCGGCTGTGGCGGCGGCGGCTGCGACCGCTACGAGCCGCTGCCGCCCTCACTGCCGGCCGCGGGCGAGCAGGACTGCTGCGGGGAGCGCGTGGTCATCAACATCTCCGGGCTGCGCTTCGAGACGCAGCTGAAGACCCTTTGCCAGTTCCCCGAGACGCTGCTGGGCGACCCCAAGCGGCGCATGAGGTACTTCGACCCGCTCCGCAACGAGTACTTCTTCGACCGCAACCGGCCAAGCTTCGACGCCATCCTCTACTACTATCAGTCCGGGGGCCGCATCCGCCGGCCGGTCAACGTGCCCATCGACATTTTCTCCGAGGAGATCCGCTTCTACCAGCTGGGCGAGGAGGCCATGGAGAAGTTCCGCGAGGACGAGGGCTTCCTGCGGGAGGAGGAGCGGCCCTTGCCCCGCCGCGACTTCCAGCGCCAGGTGTGGCTGCTCTTCGAGTACCCCGAGAGCTCCGGGCCGGCCCGGGGCATCGCCATCGTGTCCGTGCTGGTCATCCTCATCTCCATTGTCATCTTCTGCCTGGAGACGCTGCCGGAATTCCGCGACGAGAAGGACTACCCCGCCTCGACGTCGCAGGACTCATTCGAAGCAGCCGGCAACAGCACGTCGGGGGCCCCGGCAGGAGCCTCCAGCTTCTCCGATCCCTTCTTCGTGGTGGAGACGCTGTGCATCATTTGGTTCTCCTTCGAGCTGCTGGTGCGGTTCTTCGCTTGTCCTAGCAAAGCCACCTTCTCGCGAAACATCATGAACCTGATCGACATTGTGGCCATCATCCCTTATTTTATCACTCTGGGTACCGAGCTGGCCGAACGACAGGGCAATGGACAGCAGGCCATGTCTCTGGCCATCCTGAGGGTCATCCGCCTGGTGAGGGTCTTCCGCATCTTCAAGCTGTCGCGCCACTCCAAGGGGCTGCAGATCCTCGGGCAAACGCTGAAGGCGTCCATGCGGGAGTTGGGGTTGCTcatcttcttcctctttattGGGGTCATCCTTTTCTCCAGCGCGGTCTACTTTGCCGAGGCGGACGACCCCACTTCAGGTTTCAGCAGCATCCCAGATGCCTTCTGGTGGGCAGTGGTAACCATGACAACAGTGGGTTACGGCGATATGCACCCAGTGACCATAGGGGGCAAGATTGTGGGATCTCTCTGTGCCATCGCCGGTGTCTTGACCATCGCATTGCCAGTTCCCGTGATTGTTTCCAACTTCAATTACTTCTACCACCGAGAGACAGAAGGGGAAGAGCAAGCCCAGTACATGCACGTGGGAAGTTGCCAGCACCTCTCCTCTTCAGCCGAGGAGCTCCGAAAAGCAAGGAGTAACTCGACTCTGA CAGTTCCAAGTCCTTCCCACCTCTCAGCTGTGAATAGAAGTGATAATCCTTCCCACTAA
- the KCNA3 gene encoding potassium voltage-gated channel subfamily A member 3 isoform X1 produces the protein MDEHLSLLRSPPPPSARHRAHPPQRPASSGGAHTLVNPGYAEPASGPELPPDMTVVPGDHLLEPEVADGGGAPPQGGCGGGGCDRYEPLPPSLPAAGEQDCCGERVVINISGLRFETQLKTLCQFPETLLGDPKRRMRYFDPLRNEYFFDRNRPSFDAILYYYQSGGRIRRPVNVPIDIFSEEIRFYQLGEEAMEKFREDEGFLREEERPLPRRDFQRQVWLLFEYPESSGPARGIAIVSVLVILISIVIFCLETLPEFRDEKDYPASTSQDSFEAAGNSTSGAPAGASSFSDPFFVVETLCIIWFSFELLVRFFACPSKATFSRNIMNLIDIVAIIPYFITLGTELAERQGNGQQAMSLAILRVIRLVRVFRIFKLSRHSKGLQILGQTLKASMRELGLLIFFLFIGVILFSSAVYFAEADDPTSGFSSIPDAFWWAVVTMTTVGYGDMHPVTIGGKIVGSLCAIAGVLTIALPVPVIVSNFNYFYHRETEGEEQAQYMHVGSCQHLSSSAEELRKARSNSTLSKSEYMVIEEGGMNHSAFPQTPFKTGNSTATCTTNNNPNSCVNIKKIFTDV, from the coding sequence ATGGACGAGCACCTCAGCCTTCTGCGCTCGCCGCCGCCGCCCTcagcccgccaccgcgcccaccctCCCCAGCGCCCAGCGAGCAGCGGCGGTGCCCACACGCTGGTGAACCCCGGCTACGCGGAGCCCGCCTCAGGCCCCGAGCTGCCGCCCGACATGACCGTGGTGCCCGGGGACCACCTGCTGGAGCCGGAGGTGGCCGATGGTGGAGGGGCCCCGCCTCAAGGCGGCTGTGGCGGCGGCGGCTGCGACCGCTACGAGCCGCTGCCGCCCTCACTGCCGGCCGCGGGCGAGCAGGACTGCTGCGGGGAGCGCGTGGTCATCAACATCTCCGGGCTGCGCTTCGAGACGCAGCTGAAGACCCTTTGCCAGTTCCCCGAGACGCTGCTGGGCGACCCCAAGCGGCGCATGAGGTACTTCGACCCGCTCCGCAACGAGTACTTCTTCGACCGCAACCGGCCAAGCTTCGACGCCATCCTCTACTACTATCAGTCCGGGGGCCGCATCCGCCGGCCGGTCAACGTGCCCATCGACATTTTCTCCGAGGAGATCCGCTTCTACCAGCTGGGCGAGGAGGCCATGGAGAAGTTCCGCGAGGACGAGGGCTTCCTGCGGGAGGAGGAGCGGCCCTTGCCCCGCCGCGACTTCCAGCGCCAGGTGTGGCTGCTCTTCGAGTACCCCGAGAGCTCCGGGCCGGCCCGGGGCATCGCCATCGTGTCCGTGCTGGTCATCCTCATCTCCATTGTCATCTTCTGCCTGGAGACGCTGCCGGAATTCCGCGACGAGAAGGACTACCCCGCCTCGACGTCGCAGGACTCATTCGAAGCAGCCGGCAACAGCACGTCGGGGGCCCCGGCAGGAGCCTCCAGCTTCTCCGATCCCTTCTTCGTGGTGGAGACGCTGTGCATCATTTGGTTCTCCTTCGAGCTGCTGGTGCGGTTCTTCGCTTGTCCTAGCAAAGCCACCTTCTCGCGAAACATCATGAACCTGATCGACATTGTGGCCATCATCCCTTATTTTATCACTCTGGGTACCGAGCTGGCCGAACGACAGGGCAATGGACAGCAGGCCATGTCTCTGGCCATCCTGAGGGTCATCCGCCTGGTGAGGGTCTTCCGCATCTTCAAGCTGTCGCGCCACTCCAAGGGGCTGCAGATCCTCGGGCAAACGCTGAAGGCGTCCATGCGGGAGTTGGGGTTGCTcatcttcttcctctttattGGGGTCATCCTTTTCTCCAGCGCGGTCTACTTTGCCGAGGCGGACGACCCCACTTCAGGTTTCAGCAGCATCCCAGATGCCTTCTGGTGGGCAGTGGTAACCATGACAACAGTGGGTTACGGCGATATGCACCCAGTGACCATAGGGGGCAAGATTGTGGGATCTCTCTGTGCCATCGCCGGTGTCTTGACCATCGCATTGCCAGTTCCCGTGATTGTTTCCAACTTCAATTACTTCTACCACCGAGAGACAGAAGGGGAAGAGCAAGCCCAGTACATGCACGTGGGAAGTTGCCAGCACCTCTCCTCTTCAGCCGAGGAGCTCCGAAAAGCAAGGAGTAACTCGACTCTGAGTAAGTCGGAGTATATGGTGATCGAAGAGGGAGGTATGAACCATAGCGCTTTCCCCCAGACCCCTTTCAAAACGGGCAATTCCACTGCCACCTGCACCACGAACAATAATCCCAACTCTTGTGTCAACATCAAAAAGATATTCACCGATGTTTAA